A single window of Deinococcus sp. KSM4-11 DNA harbors:
- the secE gene encoding preprotein translocase subunit SecE, whose translation MNLIQYFRDSRAELSRVSWPTRAQVLEGTQAVLIFVVALTLVVWLMDVGFSALIHLILQGKIA comes from the coding sequence ATGAACTTGATCCAGTACTTCCGCGACTCGCGCGCGGAACTTTCACGCGTCTCGTGGCCTACGCGCGCCCAAGTGCTCGAGGGAACGCAGGCCGTGTTGATCTTCGTCGTGGCACTTACGCTGGTCGTCTGGCTGATGGACGTGGGCTTCAGCGCCCTGATCCACCTGATCCTGCAAGGGAAGATCGCATGA
- the rpmG gene encoding 50S ribosomal protein L33, whose protein sequence is MAKDGPRIIVKMESSAGTGFYYTTTKNRRNTQAKMELRKYDPVAKKHVVFKEKKV, encoded by the coding sequence ATGGCGAAGGACGGCCCCCGCATCATCGTGAAGATGGAAAGCAGCGCAGGTACTGGCTTCTACTACACGACCACCAAGAACCGCCGCAACACGCAGGCCAAGATGGAACTGCGCAAGTATGACCCCGTGGCCAAGAAGCACGTGGTCTTCAAGGAGAAGAAGGTCTGA